The Drosophila nasuta strain 15112-1781.00 chromosome 2R, ASM2355853v1, whole genome shotgun sequence genome segment aaattaaaatttcaacatgcTTCATTTCCCCGTTTCCCCCATTTTCGAGGCATGCAAAgtctgtttatttatttttgttgttcttgttgttgccgctgtcgcacagcagctgcaattaCAGCGTTTCAAAGTTGCATTATGCTGTTGACTtgctgcaaaataaacaacaaattttctttgGCAAATAAACTGTGAAATTGGCTgcgaaaattaattaaagctaTGCGCAAATTTGAATAACAGTCGCTTAATCGATCAGCATAGAGAACTCATTAAGTTTTGTATGAAGTGACTCATCAAAAgtttaatgcatttaattcTTCACTTAAATACAAGTTGAAAGATATGAATAAAGCAAATGAATTggttaaaatactaaatgctTTCCCTCAAtgcaaaaaagtttttaattaaattctttatttaaaatccaTCGTTCAAAAGTGTTGAAcaaagtatttcatttaaattaaaatgctgttTGCTGTTATGTTAAATTGTTCTGTCATGaatagcaaatgaaatttaatccAATTTCGAGTTTAGGCACAACACTTAAATTGAACACGCATTGGCTTTTAGCTAAAGACGAAACAGAGCAACTAAATGGGACTCCTGAATCTTTCAATACTTTTGGGggacttttgttttttctctaAATCTTTTTGGATACTGATTTATGGCCGAAATTTCTGCAAGTTGACAATCCTTAACTCCATTAGACTTTGTCAATCTTTGGAGTTTGTCCAGAGGCAAATGTTGCTTATCTGCAGCtcaaaaagatttaaatagGTCAGCCTTCACACTACAAAtggaagagagaaagagagagagagagagagagagagaggtcaGTGTAACTGTATTAACACCTAATTACTTTGCAGATGCTTTCCGTGGTATTTACAGTGCAAATTCCGTCACGGGGTTATCAGTTGTAATACCTGCCGTAGGCACTTGGCCATAATTTGCAGTCCAGTACGCCTCTCTCCTAATTcaccttctcctcctcctcctccccttcCTCCTCGGCTACGCTGTTCACACTGTTTGCCTGTCTCTGCCGCCTTTCGGTGTGGTGCAAACCGCAAACAATGAGCTTAGTGCCCAGTTACAAGCTGGAAGTCAAGCAGCCGCCGGCAAAGCAGCATcagaatcagcagcagcagcaacagcagcagctgttctAACGACCTCCACACTCGCAATTTGTGTAGCTGTCAGTGTATGggtgtgaatgtgtgtttcacacatacacacacaactccAAACTGCAGTCGACGAATTCAGTTTCAGGCCATGGACAACGTGGCGACGCCTACGCAGcagtagagagagagaaagtccGAAATTGTGGCACAGCCGGAGGTGTGGAGAAAGTCGAGAAAAATATGCGAAAATTTGCTGTTAAGAGCAGGCAGCTAACGCGCcttccatgtccatgtccggGGCAAAACTTTTCgcatgctgctgcttctgccgTTTGGCACATAGCCAGACcatgtgcgtttgtgtgtgtgatgtggtGTGTattgcgagtgtgtgtgtgtgtatatggcTGACAATAATCCAAAAGTTTTACAAGCAAAACGAGCGACCATTACATGGCAGGCGGGCAGAAACAGAAACCACTTGCAAGCAATTTTCATCAGCGATTTTTCGGGTTTTCCCAGCTGCCGCTGACAGACAACGACGCGAACGTTTTGCTTAGTGCCTGACCGCAAAAGTCTTCTccagctcacacacacacacacacacacagccacacatagaccgagagagacagactgatgcactccacacacacacacactcccacgATAACGTCGTCAGCATGACAACAAAGCCTGCACAAATCTCTGGGCAAACGCATTTAGCATTTGCAGTCCGAGAACGAGAACGTGAACGAGACCGAGTCCGAGATCGAGTCGGACTCGCAAGGTAAACGCTTTTCAAATTCGGTCTGGCAAATACCCAATGCCAGAGGCAGTAACGACAGCCAAGAGCCGAGAGCTGTGAGCTGAGAACTGAAAGCTTAGCTCGAGCATAACAACCACAGGGGCAGCCATAGTTATGCCCTGCAGTCTATTTCCAGCACATGTTAGGAGTACTTACCATAAACCTCACAAGCTCTGCTGCCGCCCAACACGGCAAGGGAGTTCCTCCCTTTTTACATTTGctaaatggaaaatggagagaaaaataacaaaaaaataaaggagggaaaaaagacaaagaaaatatgctgaaatgtgaaaaatagCAGTTTACAGTTTACACTTGCCACAATGCAGATTCAATGCCACACCTCTTGCCtcctgccacatgccacttgccacacataTCCGCCTATTGGTCAGTTGCTTTGGATACTTTCTCCagttttgttaataaatttaaagtttgttttagTCACTTGCCAAAggaaaagcagcaacaacagcaacacaaaatagaaaaaacgaGTTCGGAAAActctgacaacaacaacaacagctcacACTATAACAGTCATCTACACAAACAACTATTGTAGGTACTACTATATACATAAAACAGAAAGTTGAAAGTTTCTTTAAACGTTGCATGGATTGTTTCACTTTgctctcgttctcgttctcgttctcgatGTTGTTCTTGACGCTGTGGACCATTCAAGGCGAGTCGGTAAAAAAGCGTTTAACATTCTCTGCACACTTTGTCCaccaactacacacacacacacaatgaacatggtgtgtgtgttgatcGCAGGACATTTATTCGGtttgttttgaagtttttgtttgcaattggCTATATATGAAGAGTCTATTGAGtatagagaaagaaagaatgcaaaatgaattgaatacaACTGCAAGAGACATTTATCAAAGCAGCTTAGCTATCATAAAGTTATACCTGCTGTGAGCTAGAACAAcaccattttttttgtgttttagtatttcagtGAAACAAAACAATTCTAATTCTGAGTAAAACTTTCCCAGCAATGAATGAACACACTTTAAAGTTGgaaataataaacttaataggttgtttttatttattatgtaatCTAATAGCGTTTTTTAAGTACTTGTACATTGAAGCCCATCTTCATTCCAGAGTTTtctacaaattgtttattaactgtatttaaaattgtatttgtatttgttgaaACAGGTGCAGTATACAACATTTGCTGATTGCTTGATTGAAACTTGTAATTGTAATACAGGTGCCAAGTAAAGGAATAATTATGTTATGTAATACTTAAgctcatttcatttgtttatacCCTGTCAATAGACACACAAAATTCAAGATTAGTTTTGTATTAAGTACgagtatataaaaattgtaatgcTACCAAAATATTTCGCaattatttaagttatttcCAAAATTGTTCAATGTCCTTTTTTAGCAAAAGCTAGCTCAACTACATATTGCGAGGCACTTGATACTTgtgattgtttatttttgtttctccattttgttgtttaactaAAACGCACTAAACATTAACTACTTTAACTAAATTTGTCATTATTCATTTCCATATTCCTTGTGTGATTTTGCTTAGCTCTGTGATATTTTGTGATGTCTTTAAACCTTAATCAATTGCACTGCACTTGGTTAAAATGATGGCCTAAATCCGTTGCGTTGCGACAGCACCGAATCGGGACTTTTTAGTTCCATGGCCAGTTTATAGCCCAACTCCGGGCGACGATCTCGACCCTCGGCCATGGCCTTGacctaaatataaatactcaATACAAAAAAGTGTTCAATTATAAACACTCAACACTCACCTCATTGGTGTGAACTATAACGCCATCGCTGGTCACGACCTTCTCCTTGGTGTGCTCAATATCATGGACATCGGTGCCACGGCAACAGTCATCTATCAGAATGGTGCGATAACCAGCTGAGAGAGCATCCACCGCAGttgcacccacacacacatcgtAGGCCAATCCACACACATAGATATCTGTGGCGCCTTTCATCTTTAGCTGCGCATTAAGTGTGGTATCCGACAGCTTTTTGTTGTCCCAGAACACCGAGTACGAATCCACCTCGGGATTGGTGCCCTTGTACACCTTGATGCCATGATCGACCACTTTGAGATCCTTGTGAAGCTCCGCGCCCCACGAGTCCTGCACACAATGACGTGGCCACAGACGCTGCTTCATTGGCGGCGGCCCAGCAAAGATGACCGTGTCGAAGACCTTTGCCGAATCAGCATCCAGCTGTGGAGTTGATTAAATAAAtccaatatttttattataatctaTTCACTTTCTTTGGTATGTCACTTTCTTGTAATAGATGAATTTTcgaattattaattattttatttttggcatatttttgatatattaaaaatagttcAATGTTTTGCTCTTATTAAAATAGGTAGAGGGTATCTCAAAGTTAAGCACAGTTGACTGTATGTTTCTTACtcgttttaattttatttgaatttattggcTGTACCTCAATAGAAATTTGCTAAATCACCTTTAATATATGCAACTATGAAAAGTAATATctatagtttatatatttttaattcatttaaattcattataacTTGATCATATATTTTCTATGAATTAGTGAAAGACATCTTTTGGTGTTGAGGTGATTCGCTATATAATTTGCTTTCGATATgttaaatgattatttatattatgtatttgctgctacacttttaatatttacaactAATAatcttttacatttatttgtatttaagttttagtttatgtattgttattattattatgtataatCTCTGACTTCTGAAGTCATTTCTAGCTTATCTGAATTAATTTTCTGTTTCATTAGTATACAGtaagaaaagtttttaacattttttaaaatttaatagttagtttatgttttgttattgtggttATTCACTTCTCCTTAAATTGAACATTACTATGTATAACATCTGAATTTCGGAGTCATTTCTAGTTTATCTGAATTAATTTGCTGTAACATTATTATACAGtaagaaaagtttttaacatttttgaaaattcaatatctATAACCTCTGAcaatatatttgcattttatttaaataaaatgttggcatctcattttaaatttaattgaattacgTTGTACACAAATTTGCCTACTCACCGATGATGCCTCGTCCATGGCTCGCATTTTGACATTATCAATAAAGGAAACATGATCGCTAGGATGCCAATCTAGAGAATAGAAGACCGCATCAAAGTCCACGGTGTCGAGTAGCTTGTTAATGGGCTCCAGTATCTATGAAAAGCGACGGAAGGTGCGCGGTCATTGGATGAAATTCCCAAAAATATAGATAACCTTATAGCAGTAGAAAATGGGTCTGGCATTTGGCAttgcggcatgtggcatacGAAATGCGGCtagtggcatgcggcatgtgggGTGTGTCACGTCTGCAAGTTGAGTCCATAAAGCGGCAACCGGAAgtgtgtgttattaattttgacAAATTTTCATGTTCGAAGTGTAGCAAGTGCCGGCCAACAAGTGCACCACAGAAGACGATGAGGCCGAagttgaagcagcagcagtggcagcattGGCATCGGCATTGGCATCGGCATCGAGCAGCAGGCTAACAGGGACAGCGAGGACACACAATTGCCGCAGATGTTAAGCGATGGCGATGGAAATGGCGATGCCAATGCCGATGCTGATGTCGAAGCTCTGATGCCGCTGccgcttttgctgctgctgctgctgctgtcgttgacGATGACATCCGGCGTGTGTCGCAGCGCGGATGCGACTTAAGTAAAGCATATCCGCTTCCGTCTctgcacacgcacactcacacacacacagttgcagATACAGTATCTTTCCGAAGGGGAGGAGATGCAGACATGCAGAGCGTGCCCAGCCCAACCTCATCTACTTCGTCGACCTCGTCGTTGTCCTCCTTCATTCTCATCgtcctcatcgtcgtcgtagtTGTCGGCGGCAATGACTTTGGCTCATCCTGCGCTCCGCTTCGCTGcctccattttcatttcttgttaCGTTTTATGTCTTTCCGTCGCCGCATGCctcatgccgcatgccgcatacCTGTCAGTTTGGCCTCCCCACGCTTCTGCTCAACCGACTTCAGCCAGCGCTGAGCTGGAGCTAAgcttagctgctgctgccccgTCTGTGGCCACAACTCACGACTCGCAGCCACCAGCTGCCAGCTCCACTTTCTTCTTTCTACTttctacttcttttttttgtcagtCGACTTCGTCCAAACGTCTTGCTTGCGTGTCTGTCCGGACTCACCTCGTGTCCTTGCTGCTGTGCACTGCAATTACTTATATCCAAGGAACCACttataaaatcattttgtaCATCAACAATGAGAAACGCGTTCACCGGTCGCACAATCTGCCAAGAAagtgaaagagacagagagagagagagtatgtGTATTAGAATGAGCAATAACTGAAAGAGAGCGAGCATGAGAGAGTGAGATGGTAACATGAGCAGCCCACGAAAATTGTAAGAAAATTGTATGGCCAAAAGTAAGTGAAGCAGACGCCACAAAAGACGTCAGCCCAAAGTACATAAGCACAAACATGAAAAGCTACAAAGAAAATTTGTATACATGTGCATTAGACTCTGcttcactgtgtgtgtgcgagtgtgtgtgtgtataagaCTCTTTATGTgagtgttggtgtgtgtgtgtgcgctgatgagttttcttcttcattttttactttttttttgccgccCATTATAAATGCGTTTTAAATGAAGTAAAAGCcagtcaaaaaaaataaaaacctctcgaaaaaaaacaaccccTCCGCAGCACACATGAGAGCAAAGAGCTCGTTAGGATGCCATTGCTATCTTGACTGGCAGCCCTGAGTAGCGAGTACCTAGTATACGTCATCATCAAAcctcatcatcaacagcagcagcaatagcagcagcaatagcagcagcaacgagaGCGAAGAcgagcatcatcatcaacaacaaaacagagtcgacgtcgccgtcgccgtcgacgtcgtcgtcgtctaaGCTGATTATGTTCgagcatatttaaaattagtgaagcgcttttaatttgttatttatgtgcACGCTGATTATGAATGATTATGATCTATGCGCAAACATAGACGGAGACGAACAGACGGAGACAGGAGCACAGACACTgacagtggcagtggcaacagcagttgAACTAGATGTaagtacgtatgtatgtatgtagctGTAGCACATTAGCATCGGCACGTTGCATGCAACTCTCTTGGAGCTGAGTGCGTGACACACGTAATAATCGACAGAAATTCACAAACGATGAATTAACACGAAATTTTATGAGAGTAAGAATAAGGTTATGGATTCGAATAAACTTAAATACATTATTGAATGATTGCTAATCAATTAATTTCCAAggattaatttcatatttttcgatatttttcaAGAAATCAGAATTTATAGgctaattttataaatatatacaatgaaaattttaattataagttAAAGAAAGTTACaaccgctacccatttttaataaaagtaaaccTGTTGTgatattattcctaaaatatgctgaattaatatactaaaacaatactaaaatatatattatatatatttatttaataatatttaaaaataatagtgattgttttacaatatttttccaatttgttttaaaacattttagaaAATGCCGAAACTAGCAAAAAACCCAGGAAAAAaatacagtcgagtgtgctcagcATCTGCTAACAAATACCAAAtcaataaactgaaataatactgaaatataccgaaggttgcatttggtatgtcgatatactattatttatttcttaatattatTGATTGTCCCACAATGTTTTCCAAATTTTGTTTAGaacactaaaaaaaataagaaaaataagaaaatctAGATAATTTGCCAGCTTAATGATCATAATGAAGTGTCATCTCTAGCAACTGATTaagtgtgttgttgttgtcagtagctttgatttgtgtggctgttgctgttggtgttgctgttgcaactgttggCAGAGCGTTTAAAATATGTCATCCCAGCTAAATGCTTTAAAGCGACCAACGTGAGTTGCaccagcagcagtggcaatggcagtggcagtcgcatgagcagcagcaggtggCACGCAAATGAAGTTGCGGGCTCGGAGAGTTGCGGAAAGGTtagttgttcttgttgatgctgttgttcttgttgctgttgttgttgtcgtgggGCAGACAACGCTTAAGCAGTTGATGATTTATCGCCCGTTGGCAGTGGCTGTGGCAGTGGTTATAGCATTagtgctgctgcctctgcttcAGCTGCCTCTGCTGCCTCGGATGCTACTGTGGTGATGGTGCAGTGGAGCCGCATAGTTGCGGAAGTGATTTACATTTGCATGTCGAGCATGGGGACGACGCATTTTGAGCATAGTTTTCGGTTAGAGAGCATACTTAGAGATAATGGCCGGATAAAGGTAGTTAATGTATCAATTTGTGCGGTGAGTTGTCTTGGCCCATAAAACATATATCACACGTGGATTATGCTAGAGCTTAGCATGGCCATTAGACGACCAAAGACAAGGCTTTGACTGGATTGAATTTCCCCATGCCAAATTGCCAAATAGCAAATATTGTTTTAGTttctttaatcaaattttaccCAAagttcgcacacacacatttcggcaattaattttacaatGTTTAGTTTGTAAActttaaaaaactttaaattcgATTCGACTCTCTCCTCAcagttcacacacacacacatcctcATTTTGCTCCGCAATTTTACCTCAGAGTTTCACCGCAAGAAATCACAGCACCATCCAATTATGAAGCATTtgacgcagctgctgctgccgttccTCTTTCTCAATCTGCTGTCGCACAG includes the following:
- the LOC132785697 gene encoding nicotinamidase isoform X2 → MDSPTPPIVIDDSNGSAMDACFTAFDKDGDDRLNLDEFTLICRALFRNDKGHIYDVPHERLEQIFAVFDTNGDGFIDREEFKFCWNQWIKTIVRPVNAFLIVDVQNDFISGSLDISNCSAQQQGHEILEPINKLLDTVDFDAVFYSLDWHPSDHVSFIDNVKMRAMDEASSLDADSAKVFDTVIFAGPPPMKQRLWPRHCVQDSWGAELHKDLKVVDHGIKVYKGTNPEVDSYSVFWDNKKLSDTTLNAQLKMKGATDIYVCGLAYDVCVGATAVDALSAGYRTILIDDCCRGTDVHDIEHTKEKVVTSDGVIVHTNEVKAMAEGRDRRPELGYKLAMELKSPDSVLSQRNGFRPSF
- the LOC132785697 gene encoding uncharacterized protein LOC132785697 isoform X1, coding for METIEEIGGLLRASLSGKLRDYDDDDVDSKSRQPGCFVLDVGNVVAVMDSPTPPIVIDDSNGSAMDACFTAFDKDGDDRLNLDEFTLICRALFRNDKGHIYDVPHERLEQIFAVFDTNGDGFIDREEFKFCWNQWIKTIVRPVNAFLIVDVQNDFISGSLDISNCSAQQQGHEILEPINKLLDTVDFDAVFYSLDWHPSDHVSFIDNVKMRAMDEASSLDADSAKVFDTVIFAGPPPMKQRLWPRHCVQDSWGAELHKDLKVVDHGIKVYKGTNPEVDSYSVFWDNKKLSDTTLNAQLKMKGATDIYVCGLAYDVCVGATAVDALSAGYRTILIDDCCRGTDVHDIEHTKEKVVTSDGVIVHTNEVKAMAEGRDRRPELGYKLAMELKSPDSVLSQRNGFRPSF